A DNA window from Enterobacter asburiae contains the following coding sequences:
- a CDS encoding PTS ascorbate transporter subunit IIC — MFILETLNFVVDILKVPSVLVGLIALIGLVAQKKAFSDVVKGTIKTILGFIVLGGGATVLVGSLNPLGGMFEHAFTIQGIIPNNEAIVSIALEKYGAATALIMAFGMVANIIVARFTRLKYIFLTGHHTFYMACMIGVILTVAGFEGVGLVFTGSLILGLIMAFFPAIAQRYMKRITGNDEIAFGHFGTLGYVLSGWIGSKVGKGSRSTEEMNLPKNLSFLRDSSISISLTMMIIYLIMAVSAGREYVEATFSGGQNYLVYAIIMAITFAAGVFIILQGVRLILAEIVPAFTGFSEKLVPNARPALDCPVVYPYAPNAVLIGFLFSFLGGIVGLFICGQFSWVLILPGVVPHFFTGATAGVFGNATGGRRGAMIGAFANGLLITFLPVLLLPVLGAIGFANTTFSDADFGAVGIVLGNLARFLSPLAITGLVVALFALLVAYNVFAKNKPAGGNAQENTGAKS; from the coding sequence ATGTTTATCCTTGAAACGCTGAATTTCGTTGTTGATATTTTAAAAGTCCCTTCGGTGCTGGTCGGCTTAATTGCGCTTATTGGTCTGGTTGCGCAGAAAAAAGCGTTTTCGGACGTGGTGAAAGGGACGATTAAAACCATTCTCGGCTTTATTGTGCTGGGCGGCGGTGCCACGGTGCTGGTGGGGTCATTAAATCCTTTGGGCGGTATGTTTGAGCACGCCTTTACGATTCAGGGCATTATTCCAAACAATGAAGCGATTGTGTCAATTGCGCTGGAAAAATACGGTGCGGCGACCGCGCTTATTATGGCCTTCGGCATGGTGGCGAATATTATCGTCGCGCGCTTTACCCGCCTGAAGTACATCTTCCTGACCGGGCACCACACGTTTTATATGGCGTGCATGATTGGCGTGATCCTGACGGTGGCAGGCTTTGAGGGCGTGGGTCTGGTCTTTACCGGCTCGCTGATCCTCGGCCTGATCATGGCCTTCTTCCCGGCGATTGCACAGCGCTACATGAAGCGCATTACCGGCAACGATGAGATTGCCTTCGGGCACTTCGGCACGCTGGGCTACGTGCTGTCCGGCTGGATTGGCAGCAAGGTTGGCAAAGGCTCCCGCTCAACCGAAGAGATGAACCTGCCGAAGAACCTGAGCTTCCTGCGCGACAGCTCGATCTCCATCTCCCTGACCATGATGATTATCTACCTGATCATGGCGGTGAGCGCCGGACGTGAGTACGTGGAGGCTACCTTCAGCGGCGGTCAGAATTACCTGGTCTACGCCATCATCATGGCGATCACCTTCGCGGCGGGCGTGTTCATCATCCTGCAGGGCGTACGCCTGATTCTGGCGGAAATCGTTCCGGCCTTTACCGGCTTCTCGGAAAAACTGGTGCCGAACGCGCGTCCTGCGCTGGACTGCCCGGTGGTGTATCCCTATGCGCCAAACGCGGTGCTGATTGGCTTCCTGTTCAGCTTCCTCGGCGGGATTGTAGGGTTGTTCATCTGCGGTCAGTTTAGCTGGGTGCTGATTCTCCCGGGCGTCGTGCCGCACTTCTTCACCGGCGCAACGGCGGGCGTGTTCGGTAACGCCACCGGCGGACGCCGCGGGGCAATGATTGGCGCCTTTGCTAACGGCCTGCTGATCACCTTCCTGCCGGTCCTGCTGCTGCCGGTGCTGGGCGCCATTGGCTTTGCCAACACCACCTTCTCGGACGCCGACTTTGGCGCGGTCGGGATTGTGCTCGGCAACTTGGCGCGCTTCCTGTCGCCGCTTGCCATCACCGGACTGGTTGTGGCGTTGTTCGCGCTGCTGGTGGCGTACAACGTCTTCGCGAAAAACAAACCTGCGGGCGGTAACGCGCAGGAAAACACCGGAGCCAAATCATGA
- a CDS encoding transketolase, whose translation MNEKEITELARQIRLETLKSLTQLGFGHYGGSMSVVETLAVLYGAVMKIDPADPDWPERDYFVLSKGHAGPALYSTLAIKGYFPVEELITLNQNGTRLPSHPDRLKTRGVDATTGSLGQGISIAGGMALSHRLAGRPNRVFCIVGDGELNEGQCWEAFQFIAHHRLNNLTVFVDWNKQQLDGELDEIISAFDLEGKFRAFGFDVATVKGDDIPGLLAVTSRVPAADARPLVVILDSIKGQGVPYLEQLSNSHHLRLTAESKAALNETIRQLEASHD comes from the coding sequence ATGAATGAGAAAGAGATAACCGAACTCGCGCGTCAGATCCGTCTTGAGACGCTGAAATCCCTGACGCAGCTGGGCTTTGGACACTATGGCGGCAGTATGTCGGTGGTTGAAACCCTGGCCGTGCTGTACGGCGCGGTGATGAAAATCGACCCGGCGGATCCGGACTGGCCGGAGCGAGACTATTTTGTCCTGTCGAAAGGCCATGCGGGCCCGGCGCTCTACAGCACGCTGGCGATCAAGGGCTACTTCCCGGTGGAAGAGCTGATCACCCTGAACCAGAACGGCACGCGCCTGCCAAGCCACCCGGACCGTCTGAAAACGCGCGGCGTGGACGCCACCACCGGTTCGCTGGGGCAGGGGATCTCAATTGCCGGCGGTATGGCGCTCTCGCACAGGCTGGCGGGGCGACCGAACCGCGTCTTCTGCATCGTCGGTGACGGCGAGCTGAACGAGGGGCAGTGCTGGGAAGCCTTCCAGTTTATCGCTCATCATCGCCTTAACAACCTGACGGTGTTCGTGGACTGGAACAAACAGCAGCTCGACGGCGAGCTGGACGAAATTATCAGCGCGTTCGACCTGGAGGGGAAATTCCGCGCCTTTGGCTTTGACGTGGCGACGGTGAAGGGCGACGACATCCCGGGACTGCTGGCGGTGACGTCGCGGGTCCCGGCTGCCGACGCGCGTCCGTTAGTCGTCATCCTCGACAGCATCAAAGGGCAGGGGGTGCCGTACCTGGAACAGCTCAGCAACTCGCACCACCTGCGGTTGACCGCGGAGAGCAAAGCGGCCCTCAACGAGACGATTCGCCAACTGGAGGCTTCACATGATTAA
- a CDS encoding transketolase family protein, whose translation MIKVAPAGEKDAVEMRKVYAGFVAKQIEAGSEIIALEADLMSSMAMDGVARDYPQHVINCGIMEANVIGTAAGLSLTGRIPFVHTFTAFASRRCFDQLFMSLDYQRNNVKVIASDAGVTACHNGGTHMSFEDMGIVRGLAHSVVLEVTDAVMFEDVLRQLIDLEGFYWVRTIRKQAPSVYAPGSTFTIGKGNVLREGTDITLIANGIMVAEALEAARQLEQEGVSAAVIDMFTLKPIDRMLVKNYAEKTGRIVTCENHSIHNGLGSAVAEVLVETCPVPMRRVGVKERYGQVGTQDFLQKEYGLTAHDIVSAARELL comes from the coding sequence ATGATTAAGGTTGCACCGGCAGGAGAGAAAGACGCCGTTGAGATGCGTAAGGTCTACGCGGGCTTTGTGGCAAAGCAGATTGAGGCGGGAAGCGAGATTATCGCCCTGGAAGCGGATCTGATGAGCTCGATGGCGATGGACGGCGTGGCGCGCGATTATCCGCAGCACGTGATTAACTGCGGCATTATGGAGGCCAACGTCATTGGCACTGCGGCGGGGCTGTCGCTTACCGGGCGTATACCGTTCGTTCATACCTTCACCGCGTTTGCCAGCCGTCGCTGCTTCGACCAGCTGTTTATGTCCCTGGACTATCAGCGCAACAACGTGAAGGTAATTGCCTCGGATGCGGGCGTGACGGCCTGCCATAACGGCGGGACGCATATGTCGTTTGAGGATATGGGCATCGTACGCGGTCTGGCGCATTCGGTGGTGCTGGAGGTGACCGACGCGGTGATGTTTGAGGACGTGCTGCGCCAGCTTATCGACCTCGAAGGCTTCTACTGGGTACGCACCATCCGTAAGCAGGCGCCGAGCGTATATGCCCCGGGCTCAACCTTCACTATTGGCAAAGGCAACGTGCTGCGCGAAGGAACCGATATAACCCTGATTGCCAACGGCATCATGGTGGCGGAAGCGCTGGAAGCGGCGCGCCAGCTTGAGCAGGAGGGGGTCAGCGCGGCGGTCATCGACATGTTTACCCTGAAGCCCATCGACCGGATGCTGGTGAAAAACTACGCCGAGAAAACCGGTCGCATCGTCACCTGTGAAAACCACAGCATTCACAACGGGCTGGGATCGGCGGTGGCGGAAGTCCTGGTGGAAACCTGCCCGGTACCGATGCGGCGGGTGGGCGTCAAGGAGCGTTACGGCCAGGTGGGGACGCAGGATTTCCTGCAGAAGGAGTATGGCCTGACGGCACATGACATTGTATCGGCGGCGCGAGAGCTGCTGTAA
- the pta gene encoding phosphate acetyltransferase, whose product MSRTIMLIPTGTSVGLTSVSLGVIRAMERKGVRLSVFKPIAQPRAGGDAPDQTTTIVRKNSNLPAAEPLKMSHVESLLSSNQKDVLMEEIIANYHANAQDAEVVLVEGLVPTRKHQFAQSLNFEIAKTLNAEIVFVMSQGTDTPEQLNERIELTRSSFGGAKNTNITGVIVNKLNAPVDEQGRTRPDLSEIFDDSSKAKVIKVDPAKLQESSPLPVLGAVPWSFDLIATRAIDMARHLNATIVNEGDINTRRVKSVTFCARSIPHMLEHFRAGSLLVTSADRPDVLVAACLAAMNGVEIGAILLTGAYEMDPRVSKLCERAFATGLPVFMVNTNTWQTSLSLQSFNLEVPVDDHERIEKVQEYVAGYINADWIESLTATSERSRRLSPPAFRYQLTELARKAGKRVVLPEGDEPRTVKAAAICAERGIATCVLLGNPDEITRVAASQGVELGAGIEIVDPEVVRESYVARLVELRKSKGMTEAVAREQLEDNVVLGTLMLEQDEVDGLVSGAVHTTANTIRPPLQLIKTAPGSSLVSSVFFMLLPEQVYVYGDCAINPDPTAEQLAEIAIQSADSAIAFGIEPRVAMLSYSTGTSGAGSDVEKVREATRLAQEKRPDLMIDGPLQYDAAVMADVAKSKAPNSPVAGRATVFIFPDLNTGNTTYKAVQRSADLISIGPMLQGMRKPVNDLSRGALVDDIVYTIALTAIQSSQQQ is encoded by the coding sequence GTGTCCCGTACTATTATGCTGATCCCTACCGGAACCAGCGTCGGCCTGACCAGCGTCAGCCTTGGCGTTATCCGTGCTATGGAACGCAAAGGCGTTCGTCTGAGCGTCTTTAAGCCAATCGCCCAGCCACGTGCCGGTGGCGATGCGCCAGACCAGACCACCACCATCGTTCGCAAGAACTCCAATCTGCCAGCGGCTGAACCGCTGAAGATGAGCCACGTTGAATCTCTGCTGTCCAGCAACCAGAAAGACGTGCTGATGGAAGAGATCATCGCCAACTACCATGCTAACGCGCAAGACGCGGAAGTGGTGCTGGTTGAAGGTCTGGTCCCGACGCGCAAACACCAGTTTGCCCAGTCTCTGAACTTTGAAATCGCGAAAACCCTGAACGCAGAGATCGTTTTCGTGATGTCTCAGGGCACCGACACCCCAGAGCAGCTGAACGAGCGTATCGAACTGACGCGCAGCAGCTTCGGCGGCGCGAAAAACACCAACATCACCGGCGTGATCGTGAACAAGCTGAACGCACCGGTGGATGAGCAGGGCCGTACTCGCCCTGACCTGTCCGAGATCTTCGACGACTCTTCTAAAGCGAAAGTCATCAAAGTTGACCCGGCTAAGCTGCAGGAATCCAGCCCGCTTCCGGTTCTGGGCGCGGTGCCATGGAGCTTCGATCTGATTGCCACCCGTGCAATCGATATGGCGCGTCACCTGAACGCTACCATCGTTAACGAAGGCGACATCAACACCCGCCGCGTGAAGTCCGTGACCTTCTGTGCGCGCAGCATTCCGCACATGCTTGAACACTTCCGCGCAGGTTCCCTGCTGGTGACCTCCGCAGACCGTCCTGACGTGCTGGTTGCCGCCTGCCTGGCCGCGATGAACGGCGTGGAAATCGGTGCGATCCTGCTGACCGGTGCCTACGAGATGGACCCACGCGTCAGCAAGCTGTGCGAACGCGCGTTCGCTACCGGCCTGCCGGTCTTCATGGTGAACACCAACACCTGGCAGACCTCCCTGAGCCTGCAGAGCTTCAACCTGGAAGTGCCGGTTGATGACCACGAGCGTATTGAGAAAGTTCAGGAATACGTAGCGGGCTACATCAACGCAGACTGGATCGAATCCCTGACTGCGACCTCCGAGCGCAGCCGCCGCCTGTCTCCTCCAGCATTCCGTTACCAGCTGACCGAGCTGGCGCGTAAAGCGGGCAAACGCGTTGTTCTGCCAGAAGGCGACGAACCACGTACCGTTAAAGCGGCTGCTATCTGTGCAGAGCGCGGCATCGCGACCTGCGTGCTGCTGGGTAACCCGGATGAGATCACCCGCGTTGCGGCGTCTCAGGGCGTTGAGCTGGGCGCTGGCATCGAAATCGTTGACCCTGAAGTGGTTCGCGAAAGCTACGTTGCCCGTCTGGTTGAGCTGCGTAAGAGCAAGGGCATGACCGAAGCCGTTGCGCGCGAACAGCTGGAAGACAACGTGGTGCTGGGCACGCTGATGCTTGAGCAGGACGAAGTTGACGGTCTGGTTTCCGGTGCGGTTCACACCACGGCGAACACCATCCGTCCACCGCTGCAGCTGATCAAAACCGCGCCAGGCAGCTCTCTGGTTTCTTCCGTGTTCTTCATGCTGCTGCCTGAACAGGTTTACGTTTACGGCGACTGCGCGATCAACCCGGATCCAACCGCAGAGCAGTTGGCAGAAATCGCTATCCAGTCCGCGGACTCCGCGATTGCCTTCGGTATCGAACCGCGCGTAGCGATGCTCTCCTACTCCACCGGTACTTCTGGTGCAGGTAGCGACGTAGAGAAAGTGCGTGAAGCGACCCGTCTGGCGCAGGAAAAACGTCCTGACCTGATGATCGACGGTCCGCTGCAGTACGACGCCGCCGTAATGGCCGACGTTGCGAAATCCAAAGCGCCAAACTCGCCGGTTGCAGGTCGCGCTACCGTGTTCATCTTCCCGGATCTGAACACCGGTAACACCACCTATAAAGCGGTGCAGCGTTCAGCAGACCTGATCTCCATCGGGCCAATGCTGCAGGGCATGCGCAAACCTGTGAACGACCTGTCTCGTGGCGCGCTGGTTGACGATATCGTCTACACCATCGCTCTGACCGCGATCCAGTCTTCGCAGCAGCAGTAA
- the ackA gene encoding acetate kinase, which translates to MSSKLVLVLNCGSSSLKFAIIDALNGDEYLSGLAECFHLPEARIKWKMDGSKQEAALGAGAAHSEALNFIVNTILAQKPELSAQLTAIGHRIVHGGEKYTSSVVIDESVIQGIKDSASFAPLHNPAHLIGIAEALKSFPNLKDKNVAVFDTAFHQTMPEESYLYALPYSLYKEHGVRRYGAHGTSHFYVTQEAAKVLNKPVEELNIITCHLGNGGSVSAIRNGKCVDTSMGLTPLEGLVMGTRSGDIDPAIIFHLHDTLGMSVDQINKMLTKESGLLGLTEVTSDCRYVEDNYAEKEDAKRAMDVYCHRLAKYIGSYTALMDGRLDAVIFTGGIGENAAMVRELSLGKLGVLGFDVDHERNLAARFGKSGFINKEGTRPALVIPTNEELVIAQDAHRLTA; encoded by the coding sequence ATGTCGAGTAAGTTAGTACTGGTTCTGAACTGCGGTAGCTCCTCACTGAAATTCGCCATCATCGATGCGCTCAACGGTGACGAATACCTCTCTGGTTTGGCCGAATGTTTCCATCTGCCTGAAGCACGTATCAAGTGGAAGATGGACGGCAGCAAACAAGAAGCGGCTTTAGGTGCAGGCGCCGCTCACAGTGAAGCGCTGAACTTTATCGTTAACACTATTCTGGCACAAAAACCAGAACTGTCTGCTCAGCTGACTGCGATTGGTCACCGTATCGTCCACGGCGGCGAAAAATACACCAGCTCCGTCGTGATCGACGAATCTGTGATCCAGGGCATCAAGGACTCTGCGTCCTTCGCACCGCTGCACAACCCGGCTCACCTGATCGGTATCGCTGAAGCGCTGAAATCCTTCCCGAATCTGAAAGACAAAAACGTGGCCGTATTCGACACCGCGTTCCATCAGACCATGCCGGAAGAGTCTTACCTCTATGCCCTGCCATACAGCCTGTACAAAGAACACGGCGTACGTCGCTACGGCGCGCACGGCACCAGCCACTTCTATGTAACTCAGGAAGCCGCAAAAGTTCTGAACAAGCCGGTTGAAGAACTGAACATCATCACCTGCCACCTGGGCAACGGTGGTTCTGTTTCTGCTATCCGCAACGGTAAATGTGTTGATACTTCCATGGGTCTGACCCCGCTGGAAGGTCTGGTGATGGGTACCCGTTCCGGTGACATCGACCCGGCGATCATCTTCCACCTGCACGACACCCTGGGCATGAGCGTTGACCAGATCAACAAAATGCTGACCAAAGAGTCCGGCCTGCTGGGTCTGACCGAAGTCACCAGCGACTGCCGTTACGTTGAAGACAACTACGCAGAGAAAGAAGACGCTAAACGTGCAATGGACGTTTACTGCCACCGTCTGGCGAAGTACATCGGCTCTTACACTGCGCTGATGGACGGTCGTCTGGACGCGGTTATCTTCACCGGTGGTATCGGTGAGAACGCGGCAATGGTTCGTGAACTGTCCCTGGGCAAACTGGGCGTTCTGGGCTTCGACGTTGATCACGAGCGTAACCTGGCTGCCCGCTTCGGCAAGTCTGGCTTCATCAACAAAGAAGGCACCCGCCCTGCTCTCGTTATCCCAACTAACGAAGAACTGGTCATTGCGCAAGACGCGCACCGCCTGACTGCCTGA
- the yfbV gene encoding terminus macrodomain insulation protein YfbV: MSTPENPSVNFFSLFRRGQHYAKTWPMEKRLAPMFIENRTIRATRYAIRFMPPVAVFTLCWQIALGGQLGPSVATALFALSLPMQGLWWLGKRSITPLPPSILHWFYEVRGKLEEAGQALAPVEGKPDYQALADTLKRAFKQLDKTFLDDL; the protein is encoded by the coding sequence ATGTCGACACCAGAGAACCCGTCCGTAAATTTCTTTAGTCTGTTTCGTCGGGGACAGCATTACGCAAAGACGTGGCCGATGGAAAAGCGCCTTGCGCCGATGTTCATTGAGAATCGCACCATTCGCGCCACGCGCTATGCGATTCGCTTTATGCCGCCTGTCGCTGTCTTTACGCTGTGCTGGCAGATTGCGTTGGGCGGGCAGCTTGGTCCTTCAGTCGCGACGGCGCTCTTCGCGTTAAGCCTGCCAATGCAGGGCCTGTGGTGGTTAGGTAAACGGTCCATCACTCCGCTTCCCCCTTCTATTTTACACTGGTTTTATGAAGTGCGCGGAAAACTGGAGGAGGCCGGACAGGCGCTCGCCCCGGTCGAAGGCAAGCCGGACTACCAGGCGCTGGCGGACACGTTAAAGCGCGCTTTTAAGCAACTGGATAAAACATTCCTCGATGATTTGTGA
- a CDS encoding YfbU family protein: MEMTHAQRLILSNQYKMMTMLDPDNAARYSRLQTIVERGFGLQMRELDREFGELKEETCRIVIDIMEMYHALHVSWTNLKDQQSIDERRVTFLGFDAATEARYLSYVRFMVNTEGRYTHFDAGTHGFNAQTPMWDKYQRMLSAWHACPRQYHLSSNEIQQIINA; the protein is encoded by the coding sequence ATGGAAATGACCCATGCTCAACGTCTGATTTTGTCCAACCAGTACAAGATGATGACTATGCTTGATCCCGATAACGCTGCGCGCTACAGCCGCCTGCAAACCATCGTTGAACGCGGTTTTGGTTTGCAAATGCGCGAACTGGACCGCGAGTTTGGCGAGCTGAAAGAAGAAACCTGTCGCATCGTGATCGACATTATGGAGATGTATCACGCCCTGCACGTGTCCTGGACGAATCTCAAAGATCAGCAGTCCATTGACGAGCGCCGCGTGACCTTCTTAGGCTTTGATGCCGCAACGGAAGCGCGTTATCTGAGCTATGTTCGCTTTATGGTGAATACAGAAGGGCGCTATACCCACTTTGACGCGGGCACCCACGGCTTCAACGCGCAGACCCCAATGTGGGATAAATATCAGCGAATGCTAAGCGCGTGGCACGCCTGCCCGCGCCAGTACCATTTAAGCAGCAACGAAATTCAACAAATCATTAATGCCTGA
- a CDS encoding sugar phosphatase: MQCRGFLFDLDGTLVDSLPVVERSWCHWADRHGIDHQDVLNFIHGKQAITSLRHFLAGRSEDEIQAEFKYLEHIEATDTDGITALPGARELLEHLNEAQIPWAIVTSGSIPVAHARHKAAGLPTPEVFITAERVKRGKPEPDAFLLGAELLGLEPEECVVVEDAAAGVLAGLNAGSHVIAVNVPARSPRLEEADFVLDSLTALAVSKASDGVVTVSLKM; encoded by the coding sequence GTGCAGTGTAGAGGTTTTCTGTTTGATCTGGACGGTACGCTGGTGGATTCGCTGCCGGTTGTGGAGCGTTCCTGGTGCCATTGGGCTGACAGACATGGCATCGACCATCAGGACGTGCTGAATTTTATCCATGGCAAACAGGCCATCACCTCGCTACGGCACTTCCTGGCCGGACGCTCTGAGGACGAAATTCAGGCGGAGTTCAAATACCTGGAACATATTGAAGCCACGGATACGGACGGCATCACCGCCTTACCGGGCGCGCGCGAGCTGCTTGAGCATCTGAACGAGGCGCAGATCCCATGGGCTATCGTTACCTCAGGCTCCATTCCCGTCGCCCACGCCCGTCACAAGGCGGCAGGTCTGCCGACGCCAGAAGTGTTTATCACGGCGGAGCGCGTAAAGCGCGGTAAACCGGAGCCCGACGCGTTTTTACTGGGCGCTGAACTGCTGGGCCTCGAGCCTGAAGAGTGCGTGGTGGTGGAAGACGCGGCCGCTGGCGTACTGGCCGGGCTGAACGCCGGAAGCCACGTTATCGCGGTGAATGTTCCGGCGAGATCTCCCCGCCTGGAGGAGGCAGACTTTGTGCTGGATTCGCTGACGGCGCTGGCTGTTTCGAAAGCCTCTGACGGGGTTGTAACCGTCTCGCTAAAAATGTAA
- a CDS encoding SLC13 family permease produces the protein MNGELIWVLSLLLIAILLFATGKVRMDAVALFVIVAFVLSGTLTLPEAFSGFSDPNVILIAALFIIGDGLVRTGVATIMGSWLVKVAGSSETKMLIYLMVTVAGLGAFMSSTGVVAIFIPVVLSVSMRMQISPSRLMMPLSFAGLISGMMTLVATPPNLVVNSELIREGFQGFSFFSVTPLGLVILVMGVVYMLLTRFALKGEKQDKNKEGWKRRTFRDLIKEYRLTGRARRLAIRPGSPMVGQRLDDLKLRERYGANVIGVERWRRFRRVIVNVNGVSEFRARDVLLIDMSTADVDLREFCSEQLLEPMVLRGDYFSDQALDVGMAEVSLIPESELLGKTVREMGFRTRYGLNVVGLKRDGVAMEGAVVDEPILLGDIFLVVGNWKLISQLGQKGRDFVVLNMPVEENDASPAHSQAPHAIFCLVLMVALMLTDEIPNPVAAIIACLLMGKFRCIDAESAYKAIHWPSIILIVGMMPFALALQKTGGVDLIVKGLMDVGGGYGPYMMMVCLFIMCATIGLFISNTATAVLMAPIALAMAKSMGVSPYPFAMMVAMAASAAFMTPVSSPVNTLVLGPGHYKFSDFVKLGVPFTVLVMVVCVVLIPVLFPF, from the coding sequence GTGAACGGTGAACTGATTTGGGTCCTGAGCCTGCTTTTAATCGCCATCCTTCTTTTTGCAACGGGCAAGGTACGCATGGACGCCGTCGCCTTGTTTGTCATCGTCGCGTTTGTGCTGAGCGGTACGCTCACGCTGCCGGAAGCCTTCTCCGGGTTTAGCGATCCTAACGTTATCCTGATTGCCGCCCTGTTTATTATTGGTGATGGGCTGGTGCGTACCGGCGTGGCGACCATTATGGGGTCGTGGCTGGTGAAGGTGGCGGGCAGCAGCGAAACCAAAATGCTGATCTACCTGATGGTGACCGTCGCCGGGCTGGGAGCGTTTATGAGCTCAACGGGCGTGGTCGCCATCTTTATCCCGGTGGTGCTGAGCGTCTCCATGCGGATGCAGATCTCGCCGTCGCGCCTGATGATGCCCCTGAGTTTTGCCGGTTTGATTAGCGGCATGATGACGCTGGTGGCAACGCCGCCGAACCTGGTCGTCAACAGCGAGCTGATCCGGGAAGGATTCCAGGGCTTCAGTTTTTTCAGCGTCACCCCGCTTGGGCTGGTCATTCTGGTGATGGGCGTGGTCTACATGCTGCTGACCCGGTTTGCCCTGAAAGGTGAAAAACAGGACAAAAATAAAGAAGGGTGGAAGCGACGCACCTTCCGCGATCTGATTAAAGAGTACCGTCTCACCGGGCGCGCGCGCCGTCTGGCTATTCGCCCCGGCTCGCCGATGGTGGGACAGCGTCTTGACGACCTGAAGCTGCGTGAGCGCTATGGCGCGAACGTGATTGGCGTAGAGCGCTGGCGTCGTTTTCGTCGGGTGATCGTCAACGTCAACGGGGTGTCGGAGTTCCGCGCGCGGGACGTCCTGCTGATTGATATGTCCACCGCGGACGTGGATCTGCGCGAGTTTTGCAGCGAACAGCTGCTGGAACCGATGGTGCTGCGCGGGGATTATTTCTCCGATCAGGCGCTGGATGTCGGCATGGCCGAAGTATCGCTGATCCCGGAATCGGAACTGCTGGGTAAAACCGTGCGGGAAATGGGGTTCCGAACCCGTTATGGCCTGAATGTCGTGGGGCTGAAGCGCGATGGCGTGGCGATGGAAGGGGCGGTGGTGGATGAGCCGATCCTGCTGGGCGATATCTTCCTTGTTGTTGGTAACTGGAAGCTAATTAGCCAGCTTGGGCAAAAAGGGCGCGATTTTGTGGTACTCAACATGCCTGTCGAGGAGAACGACGCGTCGCCTGCGCACAGCCAGGCGCCCCACGCGATTTTTTGTCTGGTGCTGATGGTGGCGCTGATGCTGACCGATGAAATTCCCAATCCGGTCGCGGCAATCATCGCCTGCCTGCTGATGGGCAAATTCCGCTGCATTGACGCCGAAAGCGCCTATAAAGCCATTCACTGGCCGAGCATTATCCTCATTGTCGGGATGATGCCTTTTGCCCTGGCGCTGCAAAAAACCGGCGGGGTGGATCTGATTGTTAAAGGCTTAATGGACGTTGGCGGCGGGTATGGGCCGTACATGATGATGGTCTGTCTGTTTATCATGTGCGCCACCATCGGTCTGTTTATCTCCAATACCGCGACGGCGGTACTGATGGCGCCGATTGCGCTGGCGATGGCCAAATCCATGGGCGTGTCGCCGTATCCCTTTGCGATGATGGTCGCAATGGCGGCCTCCGCGGCATTTATGACGCCAGTCTCTTCACCGGTGAATACGCTGGTGCTGGGGCCCGGGCATTATAAGTTCAGTGATTTCGTGAAGCTGGGCGTGCCGTTCACCGTGCTGGTGATGGTGGTGTGCGTGGTGTTGATACCGGTCCTGTTCCCGTTCTGA
- the yfbR gene encoding 5'-deoxynucleotidase, translating to MSQSHFFAHLSRLKLINRWPLMRNVRTENVSEHSLQVAMVAHALAAIKNRKFNGQVNPERIALLAMYHDASEVLTGDLPTPVKYFNSQIAQEYKAIEKIAQQKLIDMVPDELRDIFEPLIDEHQYTEDEKSLVKQADALCAYLKCLEELSAGNNEFLLAKTRLEKTLESRRSEEMDYFMQVFVPSFHLSLDEISQDSPL from the coding sequence ATGAGTCAGAGTCATTTCTTCGCCCACCTCTCCCGCCTGAAACTCATCAACCGCTGGCCGCTGATGCGTAATGTCCGCACGGAAAATGTCTCAGAGCACAGTCTGCAGGTTGCGATGGTCGCTCACGCGCTGGCCGCCATTAAAAACCGCAAATTCAACGGTCAGGTCAATCCAGAGCGCATCGCCCTGCTGGCGATGTACCACGATGCGTCAGAAGTGCTGACCGGCGATCTGCCCACGCCGGTGAAATATTTCAACTCGCAAATTGCGCAGGAATATAAGGCCATCGAGAAAATTGCCCAGCAGAAGCTGATTGACATGGTGCCGGATGAGTTGCGCGACATTTTTGAGCCGCTCATCGATGAGCATCAGTACACGGAAGATGAAAAGTCTCTGGTCAAGCAGGCCGACGCGCTCTGCGCCTACCTGAAGTGTCTGGAAGAGCTGTCCGCGGGGAATAACGAATTTTTACTGGCGAAAACGCGTCTGGAAAAAACGCTGGAATCCCGCCGCAGCGAAGAGATGGACTATTTTATGCAGGTGTTTGTGCCAAGCTTCCATCTGTCGCTGGATGAGATTAGCCAGGATTCACCGTTGTAA